A section of the Rhodobacteraceae bacterium M382 genome encodes:
- a CDS encoding hydroxymethylpyrimidine/phosphomethylpyrimidine kinase — protein sequence MTHLLVIAGTDSSGGAGLSRDIATAQAFGVSVCPVVTAVTAQTHGALHRIQPMPPDLIRAQIVAALDSVGITAIKIGMLGNGESVKAVADSLAPTGLPIVLDPVLRATSGGSLLTQAGMRVLLRDLMSLVRVVTPNLDELTQLSGLPAAGIATQVRALHQQGCPGVLVKGGHDTGPESIDQLFEHDGNTLLRAPRLAVQKRGTGCTLATAIACGLGRGHSLSTACRSAKTHVQTWLAC from the coding sequence GTGACGCATTTGTTGGTTATCGCGGGCACCGACAGCAGCGGTGGCGCGGGATTAAGCCGTGACATCGCCACCGCTCAGGCGTTTGGCGTTTCGGTCTGCCCGGTTGTTACCGCCGTCACAGCCCAGACCCATGGCGCATTGCACAGGATCCAGCCGATGCCACCGGACCTGATCCGGGCACAGATTGTTGCCGCGCTGGACAGCGTGGGCATAACGGCCATCAAGATTGGAATGCTCGGCAATGGCGAGAGTGTCAAAGCCGTGGCAGACTCGCTCGCTCCTACCGGGTTGCCTATCGTTCTGGACCCTGTGTTACGGGCCACATCGGGCGGATCACTCTTGACCCAGGCCGGCATGCGGGTCCTGTTGCGGGACCTGATGTCACTGGTGCGTGTGGTCACGCCAAACCTTGATGAGTTAACCCAGTTGTCAGGTCTGCCTGCCGCCGGGATCGCAACACAGGTTCGCGCCCTGCACCAACAGGGGTGTCCGGGTGTTCTGGTCAAGGGCGGGCATGATACAGGGCCCGAAAGCATTGACCAATTGTTTGAACACGACGGAAACACCCTGTTGCGCGCCCCGCGGCTGGCTGTCCAAAAGCGGGGCACCGGATGTACACTTGCGACGGCAATTGCCTGTGGGTTGGGCCGCGGTCACTCGTTGAGCACCGCCTGTCGATCCGCCAAGACCCATGTTCAGACCTGGTTGGCCTGTTAG
- a CDS encoding HesA/MoeB/ThiF family protein: MNRYARQMLLPDIGQIGQARLADAHVLVVGAGGLGCPVLQYLVGAGVGEITLFDPDRVEEGNLHRQPLYRMTDIGHPKAQAAQAHLLAAQPDLRLHPRICALTPANAHTAVALSDLVIDAADSFAVSYILSDTCLSQGKPLISASALGQSGYVGGFCCQAPSLRAVFPDLPEHAASCATAGVLGPVVGVIGSLQAQMALRVLLACDPSPLGTMATLDLATMQLGQFSFLGAPEPDRQMPFVALQDVKPEDQLVELRPTCEVPEMAIHSARRIAPDAMADATFSTRHRIILCCRSGLRAWRAGRQLQQRGFTDIALMADGDVV, from the coding sequence ATGAACCGCTATGCCCGTCAGATGCTCTTGCCCGACATCGGCCAAATCGGTCAGGCCCGATTGGCGGACGCGCATGTGCTGGTGGTCGGTGCCGGGGGGCTGGGCTGTCCAGTTTTGCAATATCTGGTCGGTGCCGGGGTTGGCGAAATCACCCTGTTCGATCCCGACCGGGTTGAAGAAGGCAATCTGCACCGTCAGCCCCTGTATCGAATGACCGACATCGGGCACCCCAAGGCACAGGCGGCACAGGCGCATCTGTTGGCCGCACAACCCGATCTGCGCCTGCATCCCCGGATCTGTGCTTTGACGCCTGCAAATGCCCACACAGCGGTTGCGCTCTCTGATCTGGTGATTGACGCAGCTGACAGTTTTGCAGTGTCCTATATCCTGTCAGATACCTGTCTGTCCCAGGGGAAACCGCTGATCTCGGCGTCGGCCCTGGGGCAATCCGGCTATGTCGGCGGGTTCTGCTGTCAGGCACCCAGCCTGAGAGCCGTGTTCCCGGATCTCCCCGAACACGCCGCTTCTTGTGCCACTGCCGGGGTTTTGGGACCGGTGGTCGGGGTGATTGGATCCTTGCAAGCCCAAATGGCGCTGCGGGTGCTGCTGGCGTGCGACCCTTCGCCATTGGGCACAATGGCAACGCTGGATCTCGCTACCATGCAATTGGGGCAATTCTCGTTTCTTGGGGCACCCGAGCCGGACCGGCAGATGCCCTTTGTGGCCCTACAGGATGTCAAACCCGAGGATCAGCTGGTCGAATTGCGCCCCACCTGCGAGGTTCCAGAGATGGCAATCCATTCAGCACGACGGATCGCGCCCGATGCCATGGCCGATGCCACCTTCTCGACCCGGCACCGCATCATCCTGTGCTGCCGCAGCGGGCTGCGGGCCTGGCGTGCCGGTCGCCAGTTGCAACAGCGTGGCTTTACGGACATTGCCCTGATGGCAGATGGAGATGTTGTGTGA
- a CDS encoding thiamine phosphate synthase: MERFYLIVGHVGRLELLVPHGVKLVQLRIKDQPKAEVRRQITRARDFCAVHGAQLVVNDYWDLALDLRCSFVHLGQEDMDDADLGALRRAGVRIGLSTHDETELDRALTHDPAYVALGPVYPTLLKKMKWDPQGLERVGRWKQMAGRTPLVAIGGLTPGRLPGVFAAGADSAAVVTDIQMAQNPEARTRDWIAACAPQVAPA; this comes from the coding sequence TGTGGGTCGGTTGGAGCTGCTGGTACCCCATGGTGTGAAACTGGTGCAACTGCGGATCAAGGACCAGCCCAAGGCCGAGGTCCGCCGCCAGATCACCCGTGCCCGCGATTTTTGTGCCGTTCATGGCGCGCAACTGGTGGTGAACGACTATTGGGACCTCGCGCTGGACCTGCGCTGTTCCTTCGTGCATCTGGGACAGGAAGACATGGACGATGCCGATTTGGGCGCGTTGCGGCGGGCCGGAGTGCGTATCGGTCTGTCGACACATGACGAGACTGAACTGGATCGGGCACTGACCCATGATCCGGCCTATGTGGCGCTGGGACCGGTCTATCCCACTTTGCTGAAAAAGATGAAATGGGACCCGCAGGGACTGGAACGGGTGGGCCGGTGGAAACAGATGGCCGGGCGTACGCCCCTGGTGGCCATCGGTGGTTTGACGCCGGGCCGTTTGCCCGGTGTCTTTGCCGCCGGAGCCGACAGCGCCGCAGTGGTCACGGATATCCAGATGGCACAAAACCCCGAGGCAAGGACGCGGGACTGGATCGCTGCCTGTGCTCCGCAGGTGGCACCGGCATGA